In the genome of Dermacentor silvarum isolate Dsil-2018 chromosome 1, BIME_Dsil_1.4, whole genome shotgun sequence, one region contains:
- the LOC119436737 gene encoding single-stranded DNA-binding protein, mitochondrial, with protein sequence MSIAARKFCTLSAELFLRSRPSAPLLRRLYCEERPTTFEKSINQVTLLGRVGIEPQLRGTDANPVVVFTLATNSNYRYETGEVQQKTQWHRISVFKPFLRNSVHQYTRKGSRVLVQGRLVYGEITDAKGATHVTSTVVADDVIFLGQSARTASTEEESLADTNFQ encoded by the exons ATGAGCATTGCCGCGCGAAAATTCTGCACCTTGTCTGCAGAGCTGTTTCTGCGTAGTCGGCCTAGCGCGCCTCTGTTGCGGCGGTTGTACTGCGAGGAAAGGCCAACTACTTTCGAAAAGAGCATCAATCAG GTAACCCTCCTGGGCCGCGTTGGAATAGAGCCCCAGCTACGTGGTACTGATGCGAATCCGGTTGTTGTGTTCACATTGGCCACAAACAGCAACTACCGCTATGAAACTGGTGAAGTACAGCAGAAGACCCAGTGGCACCGTATCAGCGTGTTCAAACCATTCCTTCGCAACTCGGTGCACCAGTACACACGCAAAGGTTCTCGAGTGCTGGTCCAGGGACGTTTGGTTTATGGCGAGATAACAGACGCCAAGGGTGCAACCCATGTGACCAGCACGGTGGTGGCAGATGATGTGATTTTCTTGGGCCAAAGTGCGAGAACAGCCAGCACTGAAGAGGAGAGCCTTGCAGACACTAACTTTCAGTGA